The Daphnia pulex isolate KAP4 chromosome 3, ASM2113471v1 genome includes a region encoding these proteins:
- the LOC124190240 gene encoding flocculation protein FLO11-like isoform X1 — translation MKTLAETTTTAVVAENGDLERKERESRSLALEKAYVHGTIYIIISNYEHYFISDPCSNNVETIGLDVYDQLSHHFSEERYRPWPRVRQFLEQLEPGSLVCDAGCGNGKYLQVNPSIFKVGSDRCAASVDVARRKDHEVLICDALNLPYRDESFDAALSIAVIHHLATRDRRVRALRELARILRVGGRILITVWAKEQRHRKFESQDILVPWRTPDRSSSEEKAEVGGNEHESIATTTTTSDEDVTHYHAYSQTSESDSCYSCSKVHHSRCPSDCSGCLAVAGPSTAADGELPPPRRRHHRPHHKGRSFDPHRPSCSSQSSSDLSSPSDSCYSFVRKALQKLASTRRAVGNGHHRRSWFTLGESIEHQHGAWSCAALEATDPSNELPIELRHLDSEEDGALLGSAAGMTQTNERISRSSPPSLGGKGDSSIFFGSEPPAVAEQNNAADSSSSISPILPRRSSSSSLAAGGVSSSSSTGTQQPSQQSHGSRSLSLSDLLHSLPVSVSSWLRHRLSEEDASSSLISPGSELERPIDPYSPPPPSDQDQIRRSVRPMLTKQKRVVQIFESYCEEEDDPGLLVPVAPPDDRQSSLSLPKAQARVFKQGSMNDSLLSAERLKEREKLKQSLLPRQVTWSGAPTSSPLVVPESSPRPSPPPPLPPQPSVTPPAKQTPTNRPSPSPLPPPPAPPLEIGDALKDFTSLRNGFVRIWQTLRGDSSSSSSSSSSSKTHLLLDDRNCDKPWLLDSPTGNETPHPARSLPQRRPPSLLEKRIKSFCGWGIAEESATGSMSPSPRRLPPVAGSEEDFFNFSLPRCCADQDLTFSRSVHPHRLSCQREEDSSSKDSSLQSDTSVDSEDSCVSVIYVPRPGDHKGELEGNGLMVDPSVAKTRNNSSSSSDGSPKVKVCPTLLSFAAEMTDPAPVKSPGMTAAQQEGQQTTNSPQRQSCLRQPNVLAASNETGSDEVLTRSVIPHFQQQQQQQQARPVHRLLSFEVFNPETDDMDSDSDCGDNSSTTSESSSSNSAGSVISVGDPMWPAFQDRRQTILSGSSLDFQTSASCDLVSSEQADNSLIKQDSNDSWPASIEDPSAQLTSSSHTSRHNQSSPVSLVATGIQESQESKSSPSPSLGESSTGGSSAKQQQQQEIHSDVEEWRVRSSLGPLDECHEEEGAELGDAFQYNKSLQQQQQTQQSAGVQQQQQQWKLEKVKGSFSASTSSLDSSISAPSYSSARQSSSASAISTASEMRKSSDDSTGFMSTLPLLRSRVANCAAASSAAAGASASSTTGFHQIPSTAGSGGTGIRASGNKPINCGDEEFCSKPLNKMLLGGCGGDQRQRSADRDSSLSISTSQDSLPSDAGGSNMGSGGGGGNSGTVTLHRYYHVFRQGELDQLIERYVDSLHIISSYYDHANHCVVAEKVHVWTI, via the exons GTGCTGATTTGTGACGCTCTCAACCTGCCATATCGCGACGAGAGCTTCGACGCCGCATTGTCTATCGCCGTTATTCA TCACCTGGCGACGAGAGACAGGCGAGTGCGGGCGTTGCGGGAATTGGCGCGGATCCTGCGAGTGGGCGGACGCATCCTCATCACCGTTTGGGCTAAAGAGCAACGACACCGAAAG TTTGAATCTCAAGACATTCTGGTGCCATGGCGGACGCCCGACCGTTCCAGCAGCGAGGAGAAGGCGGAAGTGGGAGGCAACGAGCACGAGTCCATcgccacgacgacgacaacatcCGACGAGGATGTCACTCATTATCACGCCTATTCACAAACATCCGAAAGTGATTCCTGCTATTCCTGCAgcaa GGTGCATCACAGTAGGTGTCCGTCCGATTGTTCCGGATGTCTTGCCGTCGCCGGACCTTCCACTGCTGCCGATGGAGAATTGCCACCGCCCAGGAGGAGACATCACCGTCCACATCACAAAGGCAGGTCGTTCGATCCTCACCGCCCGTCGTGCAGTTCCCAGAGCTCGTCGGACCTCTCATCGCCCAGCGACTCCTGTTACAGTTTCGTCCGCAAAGCACTTCAA AAATTAGCGAGCACCAGACGGGCGGTAGGTAACGGCCATCACAGGCGTTCGTGGTTCACTTTGGGTGAAAGCATCGAGCACCAACACGGAGCCTGGAGCTGCGCCGCGCTGGAGGCCACCGATCCGTCTAATGAACTGCCTATCGAGTTGCGTCATTTAGACTCGGAAGAGGACGGCGCTTTGCTGGGCTCGGCGGCCGGAATGACGCAGACGAATGAGCGCATCAGTCGGAGTAGTCCGCCATCGCTGGGCGGCAAGGGCGATTCATCCATCTTTTTCGGATCGGAACCGCCCGCCGTCGCTGAACAGAATAATGCAGCAGATTCTTCATCCAGCATCAGCCCCATCTTGCCAAGACGGTCGTCCTCTTCTTCGCTGGCAGCCGGCGGagtttcctcttcttcctcgacTGGAACTCAACAGCCCAGCCAGCAATCTCACGGAAGTCGGTCGTTGAGTCTCAGCGATTTACTCCACTCGTTGCCCGTCTCGGTCAGCTCCTGGCTTAGGCACCGACTCTCCGAGGAAGACGCCAGCAGTAGTCTCATTTCGCCCGGAAGTGAGCTGGAACGGCCAATCGACCCTTATTCACCTCCGCCGCCGTCGGATCAAGACCAAATCCGTCGATCCGTCAGGCCAATGTTGACCAAACAGAAACGAGTCGTACAAATATTCGAGTCCTATTGTGAAGAGGAAGACGATCCAGGGCTACTAGTTCCGGTGGCTCCGCCGGATGATCGCCAATCTTCACTCTCTCTGCCAAAAGCACAAGCCCGTGTGTTCAAACAAGGTTCCATGAACGATTCGCTCCTATCGGCCGAGCGGCTCAAAGAACGtgagaaattgaaacaaagtTTGTTACCACGTCAAGTCACCTGGTCCGGCGCTCCTACAAGTTCCCCGCTAGTTGTTCCGGAATCTTCCCCTAGACCATCACCTCCGCCACCACTTCCACCGCAGCCTTCAGTCACTCCGCCAGCCAAACAGACTCCCACAAACAGACCATCACCTTCTCCGCTGCCACCTCCACCGGCTCCTCCATTGGAAATTGGCGACGCTCTCAAAGATTTCACTTCGCTCCGCAATGGATTCGTCCGCATCTGGCAAACACTGCGAGGAGATTCCTCCTCGTCTTCATCGTCGTCCTCTTCATCCAAGACGCATCTGTTGCTAGACGACCGGAATTGCGACAAGCCCTGGCTGCTGGATTCGCCAACTGGCAATGAAACCCCTCATCCGGCGCGCTCGTTGCCACAACGGCGTCCACCGTCGTTACTGGAAAAACGGATTAAATCCTTCTGCGGTTGGGGTATTGCGGAAGAATCGGCTACGGGATCGATGAGCCCATCTCCTCGTCGTCTACCACCTGTGGCCGGATCTGAAgaggattttttcaatttctctttgcCTCGCTGCTGCGCCGATCAGGATCTCACTTTCTCCCGCTCGGTTCATCCGCACCGGCTCAGCTGCCAGCGCGAAGAAGATTCGTCTTCCAAGGACAGCAGTTTGCAGAGTGACACCAGCGTCGATTCGGAAGACAGTTGCGTTTCCGTCATCTACGTGCCGAGACCGGGAGATCACAAAGGCGAACTGGAAGGCAATGGATTGATGGTGGATCCATCGGTGGCCAAAACGAGAAATAATTCCTCGAGCAGTTCCGACGGATCGCCAAAAGTCAAAGTATGCCCTACTTTGCTTTCCTTTGCGGCGGAAATGACGGATCCAGCGCCGGTCAAAAGTCCTGGAATGACAGCGGCCCAGCAGGAAGGACAGCAGACGACCAACTCTCCACAGAGACAATCGTGCCTTAGGCAACCGAATGTGTTGGCCGCTTCCAATGAAACAGGTTCTGACGAGGTTCTGACCCGGTCAGTAATTCCGCAtttccagcaacagcagcagcagcaacaggcGCGGCCCGTCCATCGGCTCCTTTCCTTCGAGGTATTCAATCCAGAGACGGACGATATGGATAGCGACAGTGATTGCGGCGATAACAGCAGCACAACCAGTGAGAGCTCATCCAGTAATTCAGCCGGAAGCGTCATCAGTGTGGGTGATCCAATGTGGCCGGCGTTTCAGGACCGCAGGCAGACCATTCTCAGCGGTTCTTCGTTAGATTTCCAAACATCCGCATCGTGTGATTTGGTCAGCAGTGAACAGGCGGACAACAGTTTGATAAAACAGGATTCCAACGATAGTTGGCCGGCGTCCATCGAAGATCCGTCAGCCCAATTGACGAGTTCTTCGCATACTTCTCGCCACAATCAATCATCGCCGGTCAGTTTAGTGGCCACGGGAATCCAGGAATCTCAAGAATCCAAATCGTCCCCTTCGCCGTCGCTCGGTGAATCCTCAACTGGAGGCTCATCCGCcaagcaacaacagcaacaagagATTCATTCCGATGTGGAAGAATGGAGAGTCCGCAGTTCATTAGGTCCCCTGGACGAGTGTCACGAAGAGGAAGGTGCCGAACTGGGCGACGCATTCCAGTATAACAAATcacttcagcagcagcaacaaaccCAACAATCAGCCGgggtccaacaacaacaacaacaatggaaACTGGAAAAAGTCAAAGGTTCTTTTTCAGCTTCCACGTCCAGTTTGGATTCGTCCATTAGCGCTCCGTCTTACTCGAGTGCTCGGCAAAGTTCCAGCGCATCGGCCATCAGCACGGCCAGTGAAATGCGTAAGAGCTCAGACGATTCAACCGGATTCATGTCCACTCTTCCGCTTTTGAGATCGAGAGTCGCCAATTGTGCTGCTGCAtcatccgccgccgccgggGCTTCCGCCTCATCTACGACCGGATTTCATCAGATCCCATCCACCGCCGGATCAGGCGGTACTGGCATCCGCGCATCGGGTAACAAACCCATCAACTGCGGTGATGAAGAATTCTGCTCTAAGCCGCTCAACAAAATGCTCCTGGGCGGATGCGGCGGTGACCAACGGCAACGAAGCGCCGACCGGGATTCGTCGCTGAGTATTTCCACTTCGCAAGATTCCTTGCCCAGTGACGCCGGAGGGAGCAACATGGGAAGTGGAGGAGGCGGAGGCAATTCCGGCACCGTCACTCTTCATCGCTACTATCACGTTTTCCGTCAAGGCGAACTGGACCAGCTGATCGAACGATATGTGGATAGCCTTCACATCATTTCTTCGTACTATGACC atgCCAATCACTGCGTTGTGGCGGAGAAGGTGCACGTGTggacaatttga
- the LOC124190240 gene encoding flocculation protein FLO11-like isoform X2: MKTLAETTTTAVVAENGDLERKERESRSLALEKAYVHDVYDQLSHHFSEERYRPWPRVRQFLEQLEPGSLVCDAGCGNGKYLQVNPSIFKVGSDRCAASVDVARRKDHEVLICDALNLPYRDESFDAALSIAVIHHLATRDRRVRALRELARILRVGGRILITVWAKEQRHRKFESQDILVPWRTPDRSSSEEKAEVGGNEHESIATTTTTSDEDVTHYHAYSQTSESDSCYSCSKVHHSRCPSDCSGCLAVAGPSTAADGELPPPRRRHHRPHHKGRSFDPHRPSCSSQSSSDLSSPSDSCYSFVRKALQKLASTRRAVGNGHHRRSWFTLGESIEHQHGAWSCAALEATDPSNELPIELRHLDSEEDGALLGSAAGMTQTNERISRSSPPSLGGKGDSSIFFGSEPPAVAEQNNAADSSSSISPILPRRSSSSSLAAGGVSSSSSTGTQQPSQQSHGSRSLSLSDLLHSLPVSVSSWLRHRLSEEDASSSLISPGSELERPIDPYSPPPPSDQDQIRRSVRPMLTKQKRVVQIFESYCEEEDDPGLLVPVAPPDDRQSSLSLPKAQARVFKQGSMNDSLLSAERLKEREKLKQSLLPRQVTWSGAPTSSPLVVPESSPRPSPPPPLPPQPSVTPPAKQTPTNRPSPSPLPPPPAPPLEIGDALKDFTSLRNGFVRIWQTLRGDSSSSSSSSSSSKTHLLLDDRNCDKPWLLDSPTGNETPHPARSLPQRRPPSLLEKRIKSFCGWGIAEESATGSMSPSPRRLPPVAGSEEDFFNFSLPRCCADQDLTFSRSVHPHRLSCQREEDSSSKDSSLQSDTSVDSEDSCVSVIYVPRPGDHKGELEGNGLMVDPSVAKTRNNSSSSSDGSPKVKVCPTLLSFAAEMTDPAPVKSPGMTAAQQEGQQTTNSPQRQSCLRQPNVLAASNETGSDEVLTRSVIPHFQQQQQQQQARPVHRLLSFEVFNPETDDMDSDSDCGDNSSTTSESSSSNSAGSVISVGDPMWPAFQDRRQTILSGSSLDFQTSASCDLVSSEQADNSLIKQDSNDSWPASIEDPSAQLTSSSHTSRHNQSSPVSLVATGIQESQESKSSPSPSLGESSTGGSSAKQQQQQEIHSDVEEWRVRSSLGPLDECHEEEGAELGDAFQYNKSLQQQQQTQQSAGVQQQQQQWKLEKVKGSFSASTSSLDSSISAPSYSSARQSSSASAISTASEMRKSSDDSTGFMSTLPLLRSRVANCAAASSAAAGASASSTTGFHQIPSTAGSGGTGIRASGNKPINCGDEEFCSKPLNKMLLGGCGGDQRQRSADRDSSLSISTSQDSLPSDAGGSNMGSGGGGGNSGTVTLHRYYHVFRQGELDQLIERYVDSLHIISSYYDHANHCVVAEKVHVWTI; encoded by the exons GTGCTGATTTGTGACGCTCTCAACCTGCCATATCGCGACGAGAGCTTCGACGCCGCATTGTCTATCGCCGTTATTCA TCACCTGGCGACGAGAGACAGGCGAGTGCGGGCGTTGCGGGAATTGGCGCGGATCCTGCGAGTGGGCGGACGCATCCTCATCACCGTTTGGGCTAAAGAGCAACGACACCGAAAG TTTGAATCTCAAGACATTCTGGTGCCATGGCGGACGCCCGACCGTTCCAGCAGCGAGGAGAAGGCGGAAGTGGGAGGCAACGAGCACGAGTCCATcgccacgacgacgacaacatcCGACGAGGATGTCACTCATTATCACGCCTATTCACAAACATCCGAAAGTGATTCCTGCTATTCCTGCAgcaa GGTGCATCACAGTAGGTGTCCGTCCGATTGTTCCGGATGTCTTGCCGTCGCCGGACCTTCCACTGCTGCCGATGGAGAATTGCCACCGCCCAGGAGGAGACATCACCGTCCACATCACAAAGGCAGGTCGTTCGATCCTCACCGCCCGTCGTGCAGTTCCCAGAGCTCGTCGGACCTCTCATCGCCCAGCGACTCCTGTTACAGTTTCGTCCGCAAAGCACTTCAA AAATTAGCGAGCACCAGACGGGCGGTAGGTAACGGCCATCACAGGCGTTCGTGGTTCACTTTGGGTGAAAGCATCGAGCACCAACACGGAGCCTGGAGCTGCGCCGCGCTGGAGGCCACCGATCCGTCTAATGAACTGCCTATCGAGTTGCGTCATTTAGACTCGGAAGAGGACGGCGCTTTGCTGGGCTCGGCGGCCGGAATGACGCAGACGAATGAGCGCATCAGTCGGAGTAGTCCGCCATCGCTGGGCGGCAAGGGCGATTCATCCATCTTTTTCGGATCGGAACCGCCCGCCGTCGCTGAACAGAATAATGCAGCAGATTCTTCATCCAGCATCAGCCCCATCTTGCCAAGACGGTCGTCCTCTTCTTCGCTGGCAGCCGGCGGagtttcctcttcttcctcgacTGGAACTCAACAGCCCAGCCAGCAATCTCACGGAAGTCGGTCGTTGAGTCTCAGCGATTTACTCCACTCGTTGCCCGTCTCGGTCAGCTCCTGGCTTAGGCACCGACTCTCCGAGGAAGACGCCAGCAGTAGTCTCATTTCGCCCGGAAGTGAGCTGGAACGGCCAATCGACCCTTATTCACCTCCGCCGCCGTCGGATCAAGACCAAATCCGTCGATCCGTCAGGCCAATGTTGACCAAACAGAAACGAGTCGTACAAATATTCGAGTCCTATTGTGAAGAGGAAGACGATCCAGGGCTACTAGTTCCGGTGGCTCCGCCGGATGATCGCCAATCTTCACTCTCTCTGCCAAAAGCACAAGCCCGTGTGTTCAAACAAGGTTCCATGAACGATTCGCTCCTATCGGCCGAGCGGCTCAAAGAACGtgagaaattgaaacaaagtTTGTTACCACGTCAAGTCACCTGGTCCGGCGCTCCTACAAGTTCCCCGCTAGTTGTTCCGGAATCTTCCCCTAGACCATCACCTCCGCCACCACTTCCACCGCAGCCTTCAGTCACTCCGCCAGCCAAACAGACTCCCACAAACAGACCATCACCTTCTCCGCTGCCACCTCCACCGGCTCCTCCATTGGAAATTGGCGACGCTCTCAAAGATTTCACTTCGCTCCGCAATGGATTCGTCCGCATCTGGCAAACACTGCGAGGAGATTCCTCCTCGTCTTCATCGTCGTCCTCTTCATCCAAGACGCATCTGTTGCTAGACGACCGGAATTGCGACAAGCCCTGGCTGCTGGATTCGCCAACTGGCAATGAAACCCCTCATCCGGCGCGCTCGTTGCCACAACGGCGTCCACCGTCGTTACTGGAAAAACGGATTAAATCCTTCTGCGGTTGGGGTATTGCGGAAGAATCGGCTACGGGATCGATGAGCCCATCTCCTCGTCGTCTACCACCTGTGGCCGGATCTGAAgaggattttttcaatttctctttgcCTCGCTGCTGCGCCGATCAGGATCTCACTTTCTCCCGCTCGGTTCATCCGCACCGGCTCAGCTGCCAGCGCGAAGAAGATTCGTCTTCCAAGGACAGCAGTTTGCAGAGTGACACCAGCGTCGATTCGGAAGACAGTTGCGTTTCCGTCATCTACGTGCCGAGACCGGGAGATCACAAAGGCGAACTGGAAGGCAATGGATTGATGGTGGATCCATCGGTGGCCAAAACGAGAAATAATTCCTCGAGCAGTTCCGACGGATCGCCAAAAGTCAAAGTATGCCCTACTTTGCTTTCCTTTGCGGCGGAAATGACGGATCCAGCGCCGGTCAAAAGTCCTGGAATGACAGCGGCCCAGCAGGAAGGACAGCAGACGACCAACTCTCCACAGAGACAATCGTGCCTTAGGCAACCGAATGTGTTGGCCGCTTCCAATGAAACAGGTTCTGACGAGGTTCTGACCCGGTCAGTAATTCCGCAtttccagcaacagcagcagcagcaacaggcGCGGCCCGTCCATCGGCTCCTTTCCTTCGAGGTATTCAATCCAGAGACGGACGATATGGATAGCGACAGTGATTGCGGCGATAACAGCAGCACAACCAGTGAGAGCTCATCCAGTAATTCAGCCGGAAGCGTCATCAGTGTGGGTGATCCAATGTGGCCGGCGTTTCAGGACCGCAGGCAGACCATTCTCAGCGGTTCTTCGTTAGATTTCCAAACATCCGCATCGTGTGATTTGGTCAGCAGTGAACAGGCGGACAACAGTTTGATAAAACAGGATTCCAACGATAGTTGGCCGGCGTCCATCGAAGATCCGTCAGCCCAATTGACGAGTTCTTCGCATACTTCTCGCCACAATCAATCATCGCCGGTCAGTTTAGTGGCCACGGGAATCCAGGAATCTCAAGAATCCAAATCGTCCCCTTCGCCGTCGCTCGGTGAATCCTCAACTGGAGGCTCATCCGCcaagcaacaacagcaacaagagATTCATTCCGATGTGGAAGAATGGAGAGTCCGCAGTTCATTAGGTCCCCTGGACGAGTGTCACGAAGAGGAAGGTGCCGAACTGGGCGACGCATTCCAGTATAACAAATcacttcagcagcagcaacaaaccCAACAATCAGCCGgggtccaacaacaacaacaacaatggaaACTGGAAAAAGTCAAAGGTTCTTTTTCAGCTTCCACGTCCAGTTTGGATTCGTCCATTAGCGCTCCGTCTTACTCGAGTGCTCGGCAAAGTTCCAGCGCATCGGCCATCAGCACGGCCAGTGAAATGCGTAAGAGCTCAGACGATTCAACCGGATTCATGTCCACTCTTCCGCTTTTGAGATCGAGAGTCGCCAATTGTGCTGCTGCAtcatccgccgccgccgggGCTTCCGCCTCATCTACGACCGGATTTCATCAGATCCCATCCACCGCCGGATCAGGCGGTACTGGCATCCGCGCATCGGGTAACAAACCCATCAACTGCGGTGATGAAGAATTCTGCTCTAAGCCGCTCAACAAAATGCTCCTGGGCGGATGCGGCGGTGACCAACGGCAACGAAGCGCCGACCGGGATTCGTCGCTGAGTATTTCCACTTCGCAAGATTCCTTGCCCAGTGACGCCGGAGGGAGCAACATGGGAAGTGGAGGAGGCGGAGGCAATTCCGGCACCGTCACTCTTCATCGCTACTATCACGTTTTCCGTCAAGGCGAACTGGACCAGCTGATCGAACGATATGTGGATAGCCTTCACATCATTTCTTCGTACTATGACC atgCCAATCACTGCGTTGTGGCGGAGAAGGTGCACGTGTggacaatttga